cCTCGCTTACACCAGAGAGCCCATATATGGACACATATACGAAAGATTCTCCCTCCGTGTGCAAACACGGAAACTTCTGGCCCTGTGACACGAGGAGCAAAAGATTGACGGCAAATATTTAAAGAGGGGTATCAACAATATGCCGGCCAGCTGTGCAGGCACAAAACTATAGCAAGAGCAAGAAACACTGAAACTATTACACTGTGAGAGGGTGAAGATACGAACCGTCAAAGATTTAGAAAGAGCTTTCAACAGCCTCAGATCCCTGAGGGAAGGCCAGGACACAACTTTGATGCTCTGGTAGGAATCTCTTATCTTGAACTGGGAGAGGTTCAAGTTGCCTGTAAACAATCATTTACTCCACACTTCCCCCCTCGACTCGCCAGTTAGTTGAGCACAAGTAAAAGCGAGGAGTGTGATAAATGTTTTCCGAAATTAAAGACAGACTTGTACTGGAGAAAGTCAgacgtcttttcttttttttcttttttgtttcagttCTCATGCCATGACATGTCTGGTCATTTTGTGAATTTAATTTCACACATGAATTCTAACACGGCATTCTGCAGGAGTTGGAAATGGATCGTCACAGTTCCCCCCGAATGCTtttctccccctcccctctttTAGTCGAAGCTGACTGAGCAGCATCAGATATAGCCGGCGTTCTGCAAAGGGGGGAACACAAACAAATAGTCTGGGAGGAGCCCTATCGAGGCCACAAATATTCCTCCATTATCCCACATTTGTGTTTGCAGCACTGGAGGCCTTCACTCTTGGTATTTATACTCCACAGCTAAACTCCCTTCAGTGAATCATGGCTGCTTGTGTCCTACAACTTAGTGACTTAGCTGACTTAACTTAGCTgtgcaataaagaaaaatgtgaaacacatcATAAAAAATCCAAGTTAGTTTCAGGAGAAATTTAAAGCACcccaaaaataaagagaaatatttatatatatatatttgtgtgtgctaCATCTGACCTGCAGGAGATTTATTACATACAAGGGATTACAGATTCTCTCGTTTATGAGCAGCTATTTGTACTGCAGCAAAAACTTGACGCAGCAGGAATGTTACCCATCTTCAATGGAACACCTGCGACTGAAATATTTGACCTTCATGCTGCTGGAATTTGACTCCTCAAAGTATTAAGCGTGGTGAAAGTTGTGAATTTTTATCACCTTAGGCTGCTCTCACATTCTCCATTAACTAAACATAACGTTTTAATGGAATTACAACTGACCATGGGACACATGTGATTTACATCCCTAATGACAGATTTATAACCAAACAGAACTGTGTGAGTCAAGGTGTCACAGCCTTATTGCAACTATCCATCAAGTAAAATACAGCAGCAGTCTCAATTCTGTGCTTTCGGTTGTATGTCTTCCTGTGCTCATTGGTATACCAGTATGAACCTTGCATACTCCCAGTATATCTCAGTGGAACATTACAGGGAATAAACTCAGCACCAGTAGGTCATACACCGGGCTTGGGTTACAGTGTGGCTTGCACCCACTCCGTTTTTGCTACGCTAAATGATTATGCCCCTGCATGGGGCTATCTAATCCCAGGGGTGCCGTCTGAAGCCAAAGACTTCTCTCTATATTTATCTGGATGATGCCTGCAGAAATCTTCAGATGGTATTTGACAaggagcaaatgaagaccgtgCTTCTCAGTGTTTCGATCTGCGGCCATGCGCTCGCCGTGGAtcgaaaaaaaacccacaacatTCCCTTGTTGCTCTGCGTCAGTTACAATCattagaaaaacacacacacgcacatcagAATATCAAGCTTCACACCAAATGACACATTTATGGTAAAGAGCAAGcagtttgagattttttttcccacttgtGCAGTAACATTTTAGCCATGAGAGAACTTTAAAATGTCTCCCAAGGGTCGTCTTATGCAAACATGATTTCAGGCACAACAGCCGAGGAAAGCTCAGCTTCTCCCTCAGTGGCGACTGAGGAGAACCGGACATTCCATATACATTGTGGCTTGTCAGGCCTAGCTTTTTGAGAAATGCGGGTTTACAGTATTAGTATTAAGGAGCTTTAAATGCTATTGTTTCATTTAAAGATTCAAGTGGAGAAACCCAGAGCACCAAAATCTGGAAGATTTTCTTGAACGTCCATGTGAAAGTTGATCACTTGATGCTTTGTGTTTCCACCTTTTCCTCTTACGCAtccactatttatttatttacatcacaACAAAACATCTTTGTAGCTTCAGAGTTACACGTTATTTTTATAAGCATGCATGgccacagtaaaaaaaaccctcatttgACGACGAGGTAAAGATAATGACAGTTTACTGAATGTGAAAATGAGTCCGGCTCATCACTGCACCTGTGTCACtcagctacccccccccccccatgtgggAGGCTCAATCAGGACAAGGAGGGAATAGACATCCCAAGATCTGTCTGGAAAAGGAGCAACAGTTGTCCGGGTAAGTCAGACACACTGGATGTTGTGAGGAATGAATTCCTGCTACAGTGAGGTCTGATGACAGGCCGTCAGCTGTCTGCAGTCGCTGTTTCAACACCCACACAGGCTCCGTATGATAGTAAATTCTCGTTGGCATTCTCATCTGTGACAGGAATCTCCCGCAAGTGTAAAATAACAAACACTTATTTGTTATCAATTCATACTTCTACTACGAGTAAGCCCCTTAAGCTAGAAAGAGCTTCTGTGTTTCACTACCAATTTAAATGCAATGACCGGACGCGGTCTTTTGTCAGCTGTTCTGGTGGTAGGCGTTGAAGGCCTTGAGAGGCCAGATTTTTTCCAAGGAGCACAAAATTATATgtctggaaatgtgttttttcacttGAACGTCCATGAAAACGAAACTCTTTCAGGAGTTGTGGTGACTTTAGAATGCCACCACAGTCCAAAAAGTACTGGGGCTATTTTCAAAGAATTGGTTAGTTCTTCTCCCTTTTTAAACACAGAGACAAATGAAAACTCAACTAAGCGGTATGTCATTGATCTCGTCACGAGGGCTTCACTTTACAGTGATATGCGAAATTAGAGTGGGGTAACGTTAATTTGTCACTACTTTCACCGCAGTGCCTGTTGGGCCCTAAGCTATTTTTACTGTGCCAGTAAAGGAAAACATCATAATTGGGCTTATTTTCATTCCCAACATGCCACAGCAAATCCTGTGTGCTGTTACAAAACTCCCCGGAGTCCATTAATTGAAAATGATGTTGAAGATACTAAAGCTCTAATTGGAAATCTGTATTTAAACCAGGTCTTTAATGTCAATGGTGAAGACATTTTGGAGACAAGTATTCTGAAAATAGCAAATATGACATAAATATAATCATACTGTGTGTATGGTGATCACAGGATATGTCTGTAGAGCCTGACTTGaaaatcatgtttgtacacTTTATCCTTTGAAGAAAACAGATTTGATATTATTACAATTTAAGAATATTCTAATTTTGTGTTTAGCCCTAAATCTGGAAATATTTTCAACTATTTAAATGTGGCACCTTTGtgtaaaatgtacatttaaacatttaaggaAAGCAAAAGACTGAATTAAAGCATATTTGATCATTCACATCTGCATCTCTGCAGCAAGCTTCGTCCATTAATCGAAGTTAAACTGAGGTTAAAGTTGTTAAATCTTGTGAATCTTGAGCAAAAGGAAAGTGGCCTGAATGAAGAAAGAGTCTGTGAGGCcagtatttttttcagtgtcaGTTAAAATTGTACAAATGCCAGTCAATTGGCACACAAGCTGCCCAGAGATTATCAGAATGCATTTCTGTTCCTGTACCTGTCAATCAAAGTGTGGGACAGAGCTGAGGCCTGCAGCACCAGGACAACAGCATCCATCACAGCAGAACACAATGTGATGAGAACACTATAAACACTGTCAACCTATTCCCATTGGACAGCCTGTGTTCAGCCTGTGAACCAGGCTGGAAGGCTTAGCGACAATAATGTTCAAAACACACCAAAGCCTGGGAGGGACGAGGCTTATTTTAAGCGACATATCTAATAGCATTAGAACTTGGACTCCTGGCGCAGACTCTTGGGTGCACATTACTGACTAAAGCAGGTGTATGAAAGAGAACGCCATCCTAAAAATATCCTTAAGCATCTCGGTTCTGACCTGAGGACACTTGGAATGTCTTCATAGAGGTTCAGCTTCTCATTaacttgtttgcttttttaaaaaaaaataatgttaaaatttgaaaaatctaTCAAATTAAAAGAGGATTTGGggattaaataatgaattattaactataaaattatttttaaacctGCAAATATTATAGCATTACTTGGTATTCATGCAAAACAGTTACCATTAATCAAACATCAGGTCACTCAGCTGTTGAGCTGCTGTAATGAAGTTCTGCCTGTCCTCTCAGCCAGACTGGATCAACACTTAGCACTGAGGATATCCGATCCATTATCAGGTAAACACTTCCCTGTCCAGAGCCCCCGAGACTGTGAACAATGCCTCTAGGGCCCGCTTGGCTTACCAAAAGCATCTTTTCTCAGACAGCCCACTTGCCCTGAGCTACTACACTTTATCCCAGAGGAagtcagacccccccccccccctagtcAGACGCGCTCCCACAGACGCACAGCAGGACAAGATCCTGATCCAATTGTCATTGCCTTCGGTTCCAAACCCAGCCTGTCACTGCGAAATAAGAAAAGTCAATTAACAAGAACAGATTTCAGTAATATCAACCCCCATGGCGTACTGCgcgcttctttctttttttttttaattctgttgtagaataaaaaattaaattgcgCGCAGATATTTAATGATCTGCTCATCCAGTCAAAAATGTCATCTGCTCTTCTCTGCGCGTTGAGTGGCTTAGGTTACATTACAATTAGGAAGCCCTTGCTTGGAAGCTGCCCTGCCGTCCATCACATCCCATATAAAGGCGTTTCAAAAAGTCAAATGTTGGAGCGCAACGAATCACCGAGCAGGTCCTTAAAGAACGCCTGAGCGCCCACACACGCCTCCTCCAAAAAAGTATTGGATGTCCAAAGGAATCCAGTCGCCCCCCCCGCCTCAACATACATATTTGACAGGGCACAGCGAGGCAGAGCTTGCACTCCAGCTTAGCGTTGAGTTAGGCACAGACGCCCCAAGCCCCTCGCTCCTCTCCTTGGTTCTCATTTGGACGTTTTGTCGGTGCAGCCGGACAGCCGTAAGCAGCCATGGATGCCAtcaagaagaagatgcagatgCTCAAGCTCGACAAGGAGAACGCCTTGGACAGAGCTGAGCAGGCTGAGTCAGACAAGAAAGCAGCAGAGGACAGAAGCAAACAGGTCGGCTGAaccttcccccccccctccttttgaGGATACCCCCAGAGATatgttaaagaaattaaaaataaaaaaaaatcaggagtACCAGTAGCATTGTAAAGCTGATTAAAGCTGATGCCCTTTAAATGGATCGCCTCCTAAAAAAACGGATAATTACATTCATGGATAATACCAAAGAAGGACTAATTTACAGAATATCctcatgggttttttttgttttggtttttttttttgcttttgatttttatatGTTACTAATCCACAAACTGTTTTGGCAGTCGGTAATGTAAATGCAGCATAGTCAAATATAATAGTTAACATATGTATATAAGTAAATATGTTACAGTAGATTGAATAACTGCATGCTTATTTTATAACTCTGTTTAactctaaaatgtcttttataTGCATGTATAGTTAGACGACGAAATAAGAGAGTTGGAAAAGAAATTGCGCGTAACTGAAGACGAAAGAGATAAAGTGTTTGAGGAGTTCCAAACGGCAGAGGAAAAGCTGCTGACTGCTGAGGAGGCTGCTACCAAGGTATCTGATCCAGACTTGCATGGTCTCTCCTaacttttctcctctctttcccctgtcctgtcctctcctgtcctgtcctgtcctgtccttaTGTGCTTTGTGTCTCTCTGTGCCGCTCTTGCGTCTTTGTGCGCTCACGCAACTTCCCATCTCCTGATCACCTCAAAATTCTGCGCATTGACTGACACTCACCTCAGCTTGAGGACGATTTGGTAGCTCTGCAGAAGAAGCTGAAAGGAACTGAGGATGAGTTGGACAAGTACTCCGAGGCTCTTAAAGATGCCCAGGAGAAACTTGAACTGGCTGAGAAGAAAGCCACCGATGTAAGTAAGGAAGGGGTTCTGATTGGCACTATTCCTGCACCACGCtactttacattttcattctctCGTCACTGAGTGTGGGAACCGACAGTTCAAcaccacagaaaaataaagtacacTTTCTGAGGGACACCGCCCTCATCCATCAACTACCATCGTGGAAAAATGACACGAGTGGACTTTGTAGATCTGATTGTTGTTGAACTGTCTTAtgttttttacaattattcacAAAACAAGTCTGCCCAAagaatgtcagattttttttctcactgtaaattcatcatcatccatgGGCTATAACCAAATTCTAACTTATTTTATATACCAGTTTGGATGTGTTCATACAGGTCTAAAACTGAAGATGTCATTTTCAGAGTCGACAGTGAAGTTGCCTAAAGTTTAGTCTTCCTCAGAGCGCAGGGAGCGTGCGCCTGGATAAATATAGACCACTGCTTTATATGGTCAAGATAGAGTCCTATCTGCGGGCTGCGCTCTATGCTTACCACAGCAgtcaaaaagacattttccatCAAACTGTCCCAGCAAgcctacaaataaaaaaaaaaccctctaatTTGCATATAAACTGGCCCCTTTCCTTTAAATccactgacttcatcatttAGGAATTTAAAGGTTGTGACccaatgaaaaatatgttatgtCCACCAAGATATTTTATACTATTAAGTCAAGGTCAGTGTCCAAATTACTTTGACTGTCAGGCCCATCGTGGTAATCCTTTAATTGGATTCCTATGAGGATTTAGTACCATAACGTTATAGTCTAGAGACTTTTTTTTGCCAATAGCGTTTGTTGTACTTGAATCCTTCGAGCTTAAATCTCGCTGTAATCGCCctgaaaataatttaactaCTACTTATGTTTCGTGGTTTACTCCCATTCCATCTACTTGGAGGGTTTAGAGATATTTGCAAAGTCTTGAAGTCAGCCTATAATTACTGTATTCAGGGAAGACATTGAATGGACCGTCTCTTCGTCTCGTCTTGGGTACCGCTCACAGATGACCGGCAGAGGGCGCCAAAGCTCCTTTGTTCGTCATCGATCGTTATCGTAACAGTATAATCtggttgtggttttttttttgtttagaagACGttgatatttatattaatacacTTTCATATCGTATTATATTGTGAAGTACATAATTCTACAACAAAAATCAGCACAATTCCGCATTACACGTTCGAGATAATGTcgtttaattttgaaattagAGGCACTTCCTGGACAAATAGCGGGCTTCGAGTGCGTCTCCAGAAGCGTCCAGCCTTTCTTGACGCAGCTTGTATCGCAAGTAGAGGACGTCATCTCGCTGCTTGACATTTTCTCGGAATAGCACAGCTGTGATCCCTTTTTTTACCCCGTagttttacacttttatttaaaaaaaaaaaatggccgGAGCTTCATCGCTGGATGCCGTGAAACGAAAGATCAGATTCTTGCAGGAGCAGACGGACTGCGCGGAGGAGAGAGCCGAGAAATTACAGAGAGAGCTGAACACAGAGAGGAAAGCCAGGGAGCAAGTAAGCATGTTTACTGGGCAGACAGGACGAGCCTGTCCTCATTCCGACTCAAAAACAGTCTGATCTTTGTCTTGATGCTGGGGGCTGAGCGTCCAGCTCCGCCTCGCAGTGCCCCGCTGAGGTTGAGCGCTGCAGCCGGCCGGGGGCTCGTCTCCGGTAACGTTAGGCCGCTGGTGCCAAAGAAATACCCGTGTGTGCGCAACGTGTCTGTGAATGACCTTTTACTCTTAATTAATCCCGCTCCAATCATCGTGTTACGCTTCGTTGTAACGGTCCCATTCAAATTGCTATCCAGGAAGTTTGGTTTattctaacccccccccccccctccctccctcacagcCATCAAATGATTCCGCACAACCAGGAAGTCACAACTTAACTATGGCCACGTTTTAAGGTACCCCAGTGAGTTTATGCACTCTCACTTGCCCTTATAAGGAGATCAGGTTTTCACAAAGACTGAGTCCCATCCGTGTTAACAGTTATCTAACCCAGACAGACCCTCCTGCAGTCTGCTTGTCATGGTAATCCACCCTGAGTGAATTGTTTCAGGTAGAGTCCATCTTAATGGCTCGTTAGGAGCTTTCACAACTGCAGATGCACTTTGGTCCAGACGTGCGATCAAGCACAAGACCGCCAAGTTAATGGGAGCTCTGGTAGTCTGCTTTCTTTGTGCTATTTGGAGAGTCTCATACgccctgaacaaacactgaaaagcaGAAGTTTCTGCTGGAATCGGAAAACTCTGCTCATGCAGATCCATATTTTGCAACTGTGGTCAGTTAAATTACACTTAAAGGATTGCAACAGTTGTCAGAATTGTGGGGAGTATCTTTCCTCTATACTTGTGAGCAAAAACTTTGAAGCCTTATTTGTCTACTCTCCAGAGACTAGCTTTAAGAGTCTATCCAACCTAACATCATTATAAAATGAGATGAACGTCCTTGGAGGCCTCATCCTGACAGGTGGCACACCTTTAAGCAGCACACTCCTCTGTGGATTCTTTGGGCTGACATGTATGTGTGGATTTGTGTGACTTCCAGGGTTGCACTGGTGAAAGACGACGACTTctaaatcttcttctttccctAGGCTGAGGGAGATGTCGCTTCCCTTAACAGACGTATCCAGCTGGTTGAGGAGGAGTTGGATCGTGCTCAGGAGCGTCTCGCCACTGCTCTGACCAagctggaggaggcggagaAGGCTGCTGATGAGAGCGAAAGGTGGGTGCAGATGGTGCAGGTTCCCCCCAAACATCCCAAAACTCTGGATTTTTAACTCTTCTGTGTCAAAAATGTTCATCATTAAAGAAAGTATTAAAGTTTTGCCAACGTGAAGGCTGACTCTCAGGTCCTGATTCCAATCATCCTttgtttgtacacacacacagaggcatgaAGGTCATTGAAAACAGAGCCATGAAGGatgaggagaagatggagctgcaggagatcCAACTGAAAGAGGCCAAACACATTGCTGAGGAAGCTGATCGCAAATATGAGGAGGCGAGTTTTCCAACCTCTGGCGGCTGAAACGACCGCTTCTAATAGAATGATGGCCTGTTATCAATGAAAACAACTAGTCCTTGAATTTTAACACAGAAACATTCAAGGACTCTAAATTCTGATCCtttcaatgtatattttttaattttacgtATACAACTTTGCTGAAACAGTCGATTTACTTATATCTTAATAGTTTAGGATTATTcataaaaactcaaaaatatcCCAACAACTCCTTTAGTAACTGCTTTATATTGAtctaaaggtttttttttctcttaagaGAGCTACAGTGTGACTTCAAGTCACATCTTACTGTAATTGTGTCGTCATCATCACGTATTTGTGGCCGTAACTGTTGGTTGTGCTGCCCCCATAGGTCGCCCGTAAGCTGGT
This region of Antennarius striatus isolate MH-2024 chromosome 4, ASM4005453v1, whole genome shotgun sequence genomic DNA includes:
- the tpm1 gene encoding tropomyosin alpha-1 chain isoform X4, with protein sequence MDAIKKKMQMLKLDKENALDRAEQAESDKKAAEDRSKQLDDEIRELEKKLRVTEDERDKVFEEFQTAEEKLLTAEEAATKAEGDVASLNRRIQLVEEELDRAQERLATALTKLEEAEKAADESERGMKVIENRAMKDEEKMELQEIQLKEAKHIAEEADRKYEEVARKLVIIEGDLERTEERAELSESKCSELEEELKTVTNNLKSLEAQAEKYSQKEDKYEEEIKVLTDKLKEAETRAEFAERSVAKLEKTIDDLEDELYAQKLKYKAISEELDHALNDMTSM
- the tpm1 gene encoding tropomyosin alpha-1 chain isoform X2, producing the protein MDAIKKKMQMLKLDKENALDRAEQAESDKKAAEDRSKQLDDEIRELEKKLRVTEDERDKVFEEFQTAEEKLLTAEEAATKAEGDVASLNRRIQLVEEELDRAQERLATALTKLEEAEKAADESERGMKVIENRAMKDEEKMELQEIQLKEAKHIAEEADRKYEEVARKLVIIEGDLERTEERAELSESKCSELEEELKTVTNNLKSLEAQAEKYSQKEDKYEEEIKVLTDKLKEAETRAEFAERSVAKLEKTIDDLEDELYAQKLKYKAISEELDHALNDMTSI
- the tpm1 gene encoding tropomyosin alpha-1 chain isoform X1; this translates as MDAIKKKMQMLKLDKENALDRAEQAESDKKAAEDRSKQLEDDLVALQKKLKGTEDELDKYSEALKDAQEKLELAEKKATDAEGDVASLNRRIQLVEEELDRAQERLATALTKLEEAEKAADESERGMKVIENRAMKDEEKMELQEIQLKEAKHIAEEADRKYEEVARKLVIIEGDLERTEERAELSESKCSELEEELKTVTNNLKSLEAQAEKYSQKEDKYEEEIKVLTDKLKEAETRAEFAERSVAKLEKTIDDLEDELYAQKLKYKAISEELDHALNDMTSI
- the tpm1 gene encoding tropomyosin alpha-1 chain isoform X3 gives rise to the protein MDAIKKKMQMLKLDKENALDRAEQAESDKKAAEDRSKQLEDDLVALQKKLKGTEDELDKYSEALKDAQEKLELAEKKATDAEGDVASLNRRIQLVEEELDRAQERLATALTKLEEAEKAADESERGMKVIENRAMKDEEKMELQEIQLKEAKHIAEEADRKYEEVARKLVIIEGDLERTEERAELSESKCSELEEELKTVTNNLKSLEAQAEKYSQKEDKYEEEIKVLTDKLKEAETRAEFAERSVAKLEKTIDDLEDELYAQKLKYKAISEELDHALNDMTSM
- the tpm1 gene encoding tropomyosin alpha-1 chain isoform X5; translated protein: MDAIKKKMQMLKLDKENALDRAEQAESDKKAAEDRSKQLEDDLVALQKKLKGTEDELDKYSEALKDAQEKLELAEKKATDAEGDVASLNRRIQLVEEELDRAQERLATALTKLEEAEKAADESERGMKVIENRAMKDEEKMELQEIQLKEAKHIAEEADRKYEEVARKLVIIEGDLERTEERAELSESKCSELEEELKTVTNNLKSLEAQAEKYSQKEDKYEEEIKVLTDKLKEAETRAEFAERSVAKLEKTIDDLEEKLSHAKEENLDMHQMLDQTLMELNNL
- the tpm1 gene encoding tropomyosin alpha-1 chain isoform X6 — protein: MDAIKKKMQMLKLDKENALDRAEQAESDKKAAEDRSKQLDDEIRELEKKLRVTEDERDKVFEEFQTAEEKLLTAEEAATKAEGDVASLNRRIQLVEEELDRAQERLATALTKLEEAEKAADESERGMKVIENRAMKDEEKMELQEIQLKEAKHIAEEADRKYEEVARKLVIIEGDLERTEERAELSESKCSELEEELKTVTNNLKSLEAQAEKYSQKEDKYEEEIKVLTDKLKEAETRAEFAERSVAKLEKTIDDLEEKLSHAKEENLDMHQMLDQTLMELNNL
- the tpm1 gene encoding tropomyosin alpha-1 chain isoform X8; translation: MAGASSLDAVKRKIRFLQEQTDCAEERAEKLQRELNTERKAREQAEGDVASLNRRIQLVEEELDRAQERLATALTKLEEAEKAADESERGMKVIENRAMKDEEKMELQEIQLKEAKHIAEEADRKYEEVARKLVIIEGDLERTEERAELSESKCSELEEELKTVTNNLKSLEAQAEKYSQKEDKYEEEIKVLTDKLKEAETRAEFAERSVAKLEKTIDDLEEKLSHAKEENLDMHQMLDQTLMELNNL
- the tpm1 gene encoding tropomyosin alpha-1 chain isoform X7 encodes the protein MAGASSLDAVKRKIRFLQEQTDCAEERAEKLQRELNTERKAREQAEGDVASLNRRIQLVEEELDRAQERLATALTKLEEAEKAADESERGMKVIENRAMKDEEKMELQEIQLKEAKHIAEEADRKYEEVARKLVIIEGDLERTEERAELSESKCSELEEELKTVTNNLKSLEAQAEKYSQKEDKYEEEIKVLTDKLKEAETRAEFAERSVAKLEKTIDDLEDELYAQKLKYKAISEELDHALNDMTSI